A section of the Xylanibacillus composti genome encodes:
- a CDS encoding phage holin family protein: protein MQFLGAVVRFIVAALVLMVVGWIVPQFEIGGFWSALLLALVIAAAGWVLEGIFGRKITPFGRGIVGFLTSAAVIWLAQFIVGGVEVSVIGAILAALVIGIIDLFIPVSTPFEAGSRNKDGDREKAR, encoded by the coding sequence ATGCAATTTCTTGGAGCAGTCGTACGTTTTATTGTTGCTGCACTTGTGCTGATGGTTGTAGGCTGGATCGTGCCGCAATTTGAAATCGGCGGATTCTGGAGCGCGCTTCTGCTGGCGCTGGTCATTGCCGCTGCAGGATGGGTGCTTGAAGGAATTTTTGGCCGAAAGATTACGCCATTCGGCCGGGGGATAGTCGGATTTCTGACTAGTGCCGCCGTTATATGGTTGGCGCAATTTATTGTCGGCGGTGTAGAGGTCAGCGTCATTGGCGCCATTTTGGCCGCGTTAGTCATCGGCATAATCGATTTGTTCATACCGGTCAGCACGCCGTTTGAAGCCGGTTCCCGTAACAAGGACGGAGATCGTGAGAAAGCTCGCTAA
- a CDS encoding MFS transporter — protein MPFGQTRSHFPKMWVRGRNSQSGYYRHSDKGKEKKPARKSGSLPGQAVLLLVVYGLFAAANALSGAFVNVYLWKESHNFALIGGFSLAHYVVNALTFFLSGKWVKERNKMISLRLGIAVSAAFYLLVLLLKSKAIDYAYVLGAVQGIGAGLYWLAFNVVYFEVTDPDNRDRFNGGAGLLSSGAGMIAPWLSGWIIVSMADNAGYMLIFSISLGVFVLGVIVSLFLRKRKLCGTYEWTHAFRNIQEKGNPWRRAIPALVAQGAREGVFLFVIGLLVFIATNDEQKLGNFSLITSGVALISFWLIGKLLKPHYRSATMLVGTVVMTLIILPLFWDVNYATLLLFGIVTSLFFPLFSIPMTSTVFDIIGRDRESAEHRVEYVVFRELGLNTGRILGVLLFIIVVSQSTKPPAINSLLLAVGSLPILSWLFMRKIQGIKTKKS, from the coding sequence ATGCCATTTGGACAGACCCGGTCACATTTTCCAAAAATGTGGGTTCGCGGGCGCAACAGCCAGAGCGGTTATTATCGTCATTCTGACAAGGGCAAAGAGAAGAAGCCGGCCAGAAAGTCCGGATCGCTGCCCGGTCAAGCGGTGCTTCTCCTCGTAGTCTACGGTTTGTTTGCAGCGGCCAACGCGTTGTCGGGGGCTTTTGTCAATGTGTATCTCTGGAAGGAAAGTCACAACTTCGCATTAATCGGCGGATTTTCACTGGCTCATTATGTCGTAAATGCCCTTACGTTTTTTTTGTCTGGCAAATGGGTAAAGGAACGAAACAAGATGATCAGCTTGCGCCTCGGCATAGCGGTCTCTGCTGCGTTTTATCTGCTTGTGCTTCTTCTCAAAAGCAAAGCGATCGACTATGCCTATGTGCTGGGCGCTGTACAAGGAATAGGCGCAGGCTTGTATTGGCTGGCGTTCAATGTAGTGTATTTTGAGGTGACGGACCCGGACAACCGGGACCGCTTCAATGGAGGGGCAGGCTTGCTTAGTTCTGGAGCAGGCATGATTGCGCCATGGCTGTCAGGCTGGATCATTGTAAGCATGGCCGATAATGCAGGCTATATGCTGATCTTCAGCATTTCCCTGGGCGTATTCGTGCTTGGGGTAATTGTCAGCTTGTTTTTGCGCAAGCGCAAGCTGTGCGGAACATACGAGTGGACTCATGCTTTTCGCAATATACAGGAGAAAGGCAACCCGTGGCGAAGGGCGATTCCGGCCTTGGTGGCACAGGGCGCGCGTGAAGGCGTATTCCTGTTCGTGATCGGCTTGCTTGTATTCATCGCCACCAATGATGAGCAGAAGCTGGGCAATTTCTCGCTGATTACATCGGGCGTGGCGCTCATTAGTTTCTGGCTGATCGGGAAGCTTCTGAAGCCGCATTATCGATCAGCCACGATGTTAGTGGGAACCGTTGTGATGACGCTGATCATTCTTCCTCTGTTTTGGGACGTGAACTATGCAACGCTGCTGCTGTTCGGCATCGTTACTTCCTTGTTTTTTCCGCTGTTTTCCATTCCCATGACTTCCACGGTATTCGATATTATCGGCAGGGATCGGGAAAGCGCGGAACACCGGGTGGAATATGTCGTCTTTCGCGAGCTCGGTCTTAACACCGGACGAATCCTCGGTGTCCTGTTATTCATCATTGTCGTCTCTCAGAGCACAAAGCCGCCTGCAATCAACAGCTTGCTGCTTGCGGTAGGGAGCCTGCCGATTCTCTCTTGGCTATTCATGCGCAAAATCCAGGGCATCAAGACTAAAAAAAGTTAA
- a CDS encoding endonuclease MutS2, which translates to MNPKTLQTLEFHKIIYKLERHAATSLGKAAAQELEPSTDLEEVKLRLQATDQAALVERLKGPPPFGGIKDIREALSRARIGAMLHPQELLDTANTIYGSLRLKKFLLAVGEEQSIGLLTDIAKRIPDLQSLEKRIKSCIDDAGDVMDSASPDLARIRQEMRAGEGRVRERLEQYIRNSSTQKMLQESIITLRNNRYVIPVKQEYRSHFGGMIHDQSASGATLFIEPEAIVQLNNRLRELRLKEEKEIEKILRMLTSEVAEQADELADTVDACGVLDFIFAKAGLAHEMKASLPIMNDRGFLKLKRSRHPLIPADEVVPIDVELGNTFKTIIVTGPNTGGKTVSLKTIGLLSLMSMSGLFIPAEDGSQMCVFDGIYADIGDEQSIEQSLSTFSSHLTNIIRILKEITPKSLVLLDELGAGTDPAEGSALAIAMLEYIRRIGCRMVATTHYSELKAYAYERKDIINASMEFNVQTLSPTYRLMIGVPGRSNAFAIAERLGLPKPIIDQARGQIKEEDQQVEHMIASLEANRISAEEERDKAEQLRREVEQLRKRLSEEKAKFEQQKDKLLQKAEQEAQQAVEQARKEADQIISELRRLAMEERSSIKEHKLIEAKRALEEARPKLRDQATAKPRAGAKQAKVEPGDEVQVISLGQKAHVVELVGHAEAMVQVGIMKIKVALSDLELIQQKPEPVKQKAAAGLKRTKGDQVRTELDLRGSSLEEALVEVDRFLDEAFLANLGQVYIIHGKGTGVLRNGITDFLRKHKHVKSYRLGQFGEGGSGVTVAELN; encoded by the coding sequence TTGAATCCTAAAACGCTGCAAACCTTGGAATTTCACAAAATCATATATAAATTGGAGCGCCATGCTGCAACTTCGCTCGGCAAAGCTGCGGCTCAAGAGCTTGAGCCTTCGACAGATTTGGAAGAAGTCAAGCTCAGGCTGCAGGCCACTGATCAAGCGGCGCTTGTCGAGCGTCTAAAGGGGCCGCCGCCGTTTGGCGGCATCAAGGACATCCGCGAAGCGCTGTCGCGCGCTCGCATTGGCGCCATGCTGCATCCGCAGGAGCTGCTTGATACAGCCAATACGATATACGGATCGCTGCGCTTGAAAAAGTTTTTGCTGGCAGTGGGCGAGGAGCAGTCCATCGGGCTGTTGACGGACATCGCCAAGCGCATACCCGACCTGCAGTCGTTGGAGAAGCGAATCAAGTCCTGCATCGATGATGCCGGCGATGTAATGGACAGCGCCAGTCCCGATCTGGCTCGCATCCGGCAAGAAATGCGCGCAGGGGAGGGGCGTGTCCGCGAGAGGCTGGAGCAGTATATCCGCAACAGCTCCACCCAGAAGATGCTGCAAGAGTCAATCATTACTTTGCGCAACAACCGCTATGTCATTCCTGTGAAGCAGGAATACCGCTCGCATTTCGGCGGGATGATCCACGACCAATCCGCATCGGGAGCGACCCTGTTCATCGAGCCGGAGGCGATTGTGCAGCTGAATAACCGCCTGCGCGAGTTGAGATTGAAGGAAGAGAAGGAAATTGAGAAAATTTTGCGCATGCTTACGTCCGAAGTGGCCGAGCAGGCAGATGAACTGGCCGATACGGTAGATGCATGCGGCGTGCTGGATTTCATCTTCGCCAAGGCCGGGTTGGCGCACGAAATGAAGGCGTCGCTGCCGATCATGAACGACCGGGGCTTTCTGAAGCTGAAGCGGTCTCGCCACCCCTTGATCCCGGCTGACGAAGTGGTGCCGATTGACGTAGAGCTCGGCAATACATTCAAGACCATTATCGTGACGGGTCCCAATACCGGGGGCAAGACTGTATCGCTGAAGACGATCGGGCTGCTGAGTCTCATGTCGATGTCGGGTCTGTTCATCCCGGCAGAGGACGGCAGCCAAATGTGCGTATTTGACGGCATCTATGCCGATATTGGCGACGAGCAGAGCATTGAACAAAGCTTGAGTACCTTCTCCAGTCACTTGACCAATATTATTCGCATCCTCAAGGAGATAACCCCGAAGAGCTTGGTGCTCTTGGATGAGCTGGGAGCAGGCACCGATCCGGCGGAAGGCTCAGCGCTTGCGATAGCCATGCTGGAGTATATACGCCGCATCGGCTGTCGCATGGTAGCGACCACGCATTACAGCGAATTGAAGGCTTATGCGTACGAGCGCAAGGATATCATTAACGCGAGCATGGAATTCAACGTGCAGACCTTGAGCCCCACCTATCGGCTCATGATCGGCGTTCCCGGGCGAAGCAATGCCTTTGCCATTGCGGAACGACTCGGCTTGCCCAAACCGATCATTGATCAGGCACGCGGTCAGATCAAGGAAGAGGACCAGCAGGTGGAGCATATGATCGCTTCCCTTGAAGCGAATCGAATCAGTGCGGAAGAAGAGAGGGATAAGGCAGAGCAGCTGAGACGAGAGGTCGAACAGCTGCGCAAGCGGCTAAGTGAAGAGAAGGCGAAGTTCGAGCAGCAGAAAGACAAGCTGCTGCAGAAGGCTGAACAGGAAGCGCAGCAGGCGGTCGAGCAAGCTCGCAAGGAAGCGGACCAAATTATTTCGGAGCTGCGCAGGCTTGCCATGGAGGAGCGCAGCTCCATCAAGGAGCACAAGCTTATTGAAGCGAAGCGGGCTTTGGAGGAAGCAAGGCCGAAGCTCCGGGACCAAGCCACAGCCAAGCCGCGGGCAGGCGCGAAGCAGGCCAAGGTCGAGCCGGGCGACGAAGTGCAGGTTATAAGCCTGGGACAGAAGGCGCATGTGGTGGAGCTGGTCGGCCATGCGGAGGCCATGGTTCAGGTAGGAATAATGAAGATCAAGGTAGCCCTGTCCGATTTGGAGCTGATTCAGCAAAAGCCGGAACCCGTCAAGCAGAAGGCGGCTGCCGGACTGAAGCGGACTAAGGGGGATCAGGTGCGGACCGAACTGGACCTTCGGGGAAGCTCGCTGGAGGAGGCGCTTGTTGAGGTGGACCGCTTCCTGGATGAAGCTTTTCTTGCGAACCTGGGTCAGGTATACATCATCCATGGCAAAGGTACGGGCGTGCTGCGCAACGGGATTACCGATTTCTTGCGCAAGCACAAGCATGTGAAATCGTACCGTCTGGGACAATTCGGGGAAGGCGGCTCGGGGGTTACGGTAGCCGAGCTGAACTAA
- a CDS encoding aminotransferase class I/II-fold pyridoxal phosphate-dependent enzyme gives MRFSLSQRVARMGSAIFAEVAGWKAEAQALGRDLIDLGIGSPDLPPSPRVRDVLTSSISADDSYGYPLSKGNEQFRQTVCRWYAHRFGVQLDAEREALALMGSQDGLAHLPSAIADPGDIALLPDPGYPVYLAGVEMAGLHPYFMPLTESGDYLPNFESIPEDVAQKAKLMILNYPSNPLSAVAERAFFEEAVRYAERSGILIVHDAAYSEMAFDGFRPMSILEIPGAKEVAIEFHSLSKSFHMAGCRIGFAVGNAEAVHALQVLKANIDYGVFQPVQEAGIAALEEDMEGKPSVAAHYQHRRDLFIDALAKEGWQLPKPKATMFVWARIPQGWTSRQISREMLLRTGVSVIPGDAFGKEGEGYVRMALVQSDDRLLEAAARIGKFMSENWKR, from the coding sequence ATGCGCTTTTCCCTCTCGCAACGGGTTGCCCGAATGGGCTCTGCCATATTCGCGGAAGTTGCCGGCTGGAAAGCGGAGGCACAGGCATTGGGCCGGGATTTGATTGATCTGGGAATCGGGAGCCCCGATCTGCCGCCTTCGCCACGAGTGCGGGACGTGCTCACAAGCAGCATCTCTGCTGACGATAGTTATGGATATCCGCTGTCAAAGGGGAACGAGCAATTTCGGCAAACGGTCTGCCGCTGGTATGCGCATCGCTTCGGCGTTCAATTGGATGCTGAACGGGAAGCGCTGGCGCTCATGGGGTCGCAGGACGGACTTGCACATCTGCCTTCCGCCATCGCAGACCCTGGAGATATTGCGCTATTGCCCGATCCGGGTTATCCTGTCTATTTGGCAGGCGTGGAGATGGCGGGGCTCCATCCATATTTTATGCCATTAACAGAAAGCGGGGACTATCTCCCGAATTTCGAGAGCATTCCAGAAGATGTCGCCCAAAAAGCAAAGCTGATGATATTGAATTATCCAAGCAATCCGCTTTCAGCAGTAGCCGAAAGGGCATTCTTCGAGGAAGCCGTTCGGTACGCCGAGCGCTCGGGAATCCTCATCGTCCATGATGCGGCATATTCCGAAATGGCGTTCGACGGATTTCGGCCAATGAGCATCCTCGAAATTCCCGGAGCAAAGGAAGTAGCGATTGAGTTTCATTCGCTTTCGAAGAGCTTTCACATGGCAGGATGCCGGATCGGCTTTGCTGTTGGAAATGCAGAAGCTGTTCATGCGCTTCAAGTGTTGAAGGCCAATATTGATTATGGCGTGTTTCAACCTGTGCAGGAAGCAGGGATCGCTGCCTTGGAGGAAGATATGGAGGGGAAGCCGTCAGTCGCCGCGCACTACCAACACAGGAGAGACTTGTTTATCGATGCGCTGGCTAAGGAGGGCTGGCAGCTGCCCAAGCCCAAAGCGACAATGTTCGTATGGGCACGTATCCCGCAGGGCTGGACATCTCGACAAATTTCCCGGGAAATGCTGCTGAGAACCGGTGTATCTGTCATACCTGGCGATGCGTTCGGCAAAGAAGGAGAAGGATATGTACGGATGGCGCTCGTCCAATCTGATGACCGTTTATTGGAAGCGGCAGCACGAATAGGGAAGTTTATGAGCGAGAATTGGAAACGGTAA
- a CDS encoding aspartyl-phosphate phosphatase Spo0E family protein, translated as MTALEFNRLSQAGVLLIQEEPKRYDVPKARHASCLPLVEEIQKLRLLMEKAAGDEGNLSSELVIEISMRLDEKINEYMTLRRRAGD; from the coding sequence TTGACTGCATTGGAATTTAATCGTTTGTCACAAGCAGGCGTTCTGTTAATCCAGGAAGAGCCCAAGCGTTACGATGTTCCGAAAGCAAGACATGCATCCTGTTTACCTTTGGTTGAGGAGATTCAGAAATTGCGCTTACTGATGGAGAAGGCGGCCGGTGATGAGGGGAATCTCTCCTCGGAGCTGGTTATCGAGATCAGCATGAGGTTGGATGAAAAGATCAATGAATATATGACGTTGCGAAGAAGAGCCGGGGATTAA
- a CDS encoding RluA family pseudouridine synthase: MSYYKPLQYIVPDSEDGWLLRTVLRGRMSLSKKLLSRLKWTPQGITVNGERCPVNVKLRAGDVVEVRMQEETSDDILPQNIPIEILHEDDHLLILNKPPNIIVHPTHGHYVNTLANAVAYYWQQLGKQHRFRPVHRLDQETSGVLAVAKNPYAHQQLSIQFQERRVKKSYRAIVHGVPHPQEGSIDGPIDRRAPGDYVRIVRPDGAPAVTGYRVMVTIGAFSLVEVKPQTGRTHQIRVHMRHIGCPIVGDKLYGFDCMELANGERSKDDWGMGYPIERHALHAATLSFLHPEDGREVTYEAPLPADMQALLDYASSTLTEPMDGK; this comes from the coding sequence ATGAGCTACTATAAACCATTACAATATATCGTGCCGGACAGCGAGGACGGCTGGCTGCTGCGGACCGTCCTGCGCGGTCGGATGTCCCTCTCGAAGAAGCTGCTTTCCCGGCTGAAATGGACGCCGCAAGGGATTACCGTCAACGGCGAGCGGTGTCCGGTCAATGTGAAGCTGCGTGCCGGGGATGTAGTCGAGGTTCGCATGCAGGAAGAAACTTCCGACGACATATTGCCTCAGAATATTCCGATTGAGATCCTGCACGAAGACGACCATTTACTTATCTTGAACAAGCCTCCCAACATCATTGTTCATCCGACGCATGGACACTACGTGAATACATTGGCCAATGCGGTCGCCTATTATTGGCAACAGCTGGGGAAGCAGCATCGCTTCCGCCCCGTTCATCGGCTGGATCAGGAAACCTCGGGTGTGCTGGCCGTTGCCAAAAATCCGTATGCCCATCAGCAATTGTCCATCCAGTTTCAGGAGCGGCGCGTGAAGAAGTCTTACAGGGCAATCGTTCATGGTGTTCCGCATCCGCAGGAAGGATCGATTGACGGACCCATCGACAGACGCGCTCCTGGGGATTATGTGCGCATTGTCCGGCCGGATGGCGCTCCTGCAGTGACGGGGTACCGCGTCATGGTCACCATTGGCGCATTTAGTCTGGTCGAAGTCAAGCCACAAACTGGACGGACCCATCAAATTCGCGTGCATATGCGGCATATCGGCTGTCCGATTGTGGGAGACAAGCTCTATGGCTTCGATTGCATGGAGCTAGCGAATGGCGAAAGAAGCAAGGACGATTGGGGAATGGGCTATCCGATTGAAAGGCACGCGCTTCATGCAGCCACACTCTCCTTCCTCCACCCGGAAGATGGACGGGAAGTCACATACGAGGCGCCGCTGCCTGCCGATATGCAAGCTCTGTTGGATTATGCCTCAAGCACTCTCACGGAACCGATGGATGGGAAATAG
- a CDS encoding Lrp/AsnC family transcriptional regulator produces MTELKSKILDILKEDARREPALIATMLGKEEAEIKQAITEMEREKVIVKYVPVINWNKADDDKVTALIEVQITPERGRGFDAIAERIYLYPEVKTVYLMSGSYDLQVEIEGRTLREVADFVSTKLSTIDSVLSTKTHFILKKYKQDGIILEDHQDDHRMLISP; encoded by the coding sequence ATGACTGAGCTGAAATCCAAAATTTTGGATATCTTGAAAGAGGATGCGCGCCGAGAGCCGGCGTTGATCGCAACGATGCTCGGCAAGGAGGAGGCGGAGATCAAGCAGGCCATAACGGAAATGGAACGGGAGAAAGTTATCGTCAAGTATGTGCCTGTGATCAATTGGAACAAGGCGGACGACGACAAGGTGACGGCGCTTATCGAAGTGCAGATTACTCCCGAGCGGGGACGCGGGTTCGATGCGATTGCCGAGCGGATTTACTTGTACCCGGAAGTGAAGACGGTGTACCTGATGTCTGGCTCCTATGATTTGCAAGTCGAGATCGAGGGACGGACGCTTCGCGAAGTGGCGGATTTCGTATCCACCAAGCTGTCGACGATCGATTCGGTGCTTTCCACGAAAACGCATTTTATCTTGAAGAAATACAAGCAGGACGGGATTATCCTGGAGGACCATCAGGATGATCACCGCATGCTGATATCGCCGTAA
- a CDS encoding aminotransferase class I/II-fold pyridoxal phosphate-dependent enzyme yields MTVPSSSSMQRYLTETVRDIPPSGIRKFFDLVSASKDIISLGVGEPDFITPWRVREACVYGLEQGKTTYTPNSGLLELREEIASYLHKSFAVTYEPSNQVMVTIGGSEAIDLALRALVSPGDEVLVPEPSYISYSPIATLSGGKAVGIETSAKHQFKLQAEQLKQHITPKSKVLILCYPSNPTGGAMTYEDWLPIAKVVEENDLIVISDEIYAELTYGHKHVSFAAMPGMKDRTILVSGFSKAFAMTGWRLGYACGHPDLIAAMLKIHQYTVMCAPVMGQIAAIEALRNGLEEKDQMVESYNQRRRLVVKGFREIGLECHEPQGAFYAFPSIQSTGLSSEEFAQRLLQEGRVAVVPGHVFGKGGEGFVRCSYATSISQLNEALDRIGSFVSKFEKAPI; encoded by the coding sequence ATGACGGTTCCATCCTCATCATCCATGCAGCGTTATTTGACCGAAACAGTGCGGGATATTCCTCCATCAGGAATCCGCAAGTTTTTCGATCTGGTCAGCGCGAGCAAGGATATTATTTCACTTGGTGTTGGCGAACCGGACTTTATTACGCCTTGGCGTGTGCGGGAAGCTTGCGTTTATGGGCTGGAACAGGGCAAGACAACCTACACGCCAAACAGCGGCTTGCTCGAGCTGCGCGAGGAGATTGCCTCCTATTTGCACAAGAGCTTTGCTGTCACTTATGAACCATCGAATCAAGTGATGGTGACGATCGGCGGCAGTGAGGCTATCGACTTGGCTTTGCGTGCTTTGGTGAGTCCTGGCGACGAAGTGCTGGTCCCGGAACCAAGCTATATTTCGTATTCGCCGATTGCAACGTTGTCGGGCGGCAAGGCTGTGGGCATTGAAACGTCCGCCAAGCACCAATTCAAGCTGCAAGCCGAGCAGCTGAAGCAGCACATTACACCGAAGTCCAAGGTGCTGATTTTATGCTATCCGAGCAATCCGACGGGCGGCGCGATGACTTATGAGGATTGGCTGCCGATTGCCAAGGTAGTCGAGGAGAATGACCTTATCGTCATCTCCGATGAAATTTATGCCGAGCTGACGTATGGCCATAAGCATGTAAGCTTTGCCGCCATGCCTGGAATGAAGGACAGAACGATTTTGGTCAGCGGCTTTTCCAAGGCGTTCGCGATGACCGGATGGCGGCTCGGATATGCGTGCGGGCATCCCGATCTGATTGCAGCGATGCTGAAAATTCATCAGTATACGGTCATGTGCGCCCCGGTTATGGGACAGATTGCGGCAATCGAAGCGCTGCGCAACGGATTGGAAGAGAAGGACCAGATGGTCGAATCCTACAATCAACGAAGGCGGTTGGTAGTCAAGGGCTTCCGGGAAATCGGCCTCGAATGCCATGAGCCTCAAGGGGCATTCTACGCCTTTCCTTCGATTCAGTCCACGGGCTTGAGTTCGGAGGAGTTCGCCCAGCGGCTGCTGCAAGAGGGAAGGGTTGCTGTCGTTCCCGGACATGTATTCGGCAAAGGCGGGGAAGGCTTTGTCAGATGCTCGTATGCAACATCGATATCACAATTAAATGAAGCGCTGGACCGAATTGGCAGCTTTGTAAGCAAATTTGAGAAAGCGCCTATTTAA
- a CDS encoding DUF350 domain-containing protein — MNEHIDKLLDIAIFQTLAFFSVAVLALIVFLSLFECVTRYSAWDEIKRGNVSVALAVSGKILGICNIFRFAIMSSEGDTIYASFLWAGFGFVLLLIAYFIYEFLTPVFRIDEEIARDNRAVGLISMIISIALSYVIGASIP; from the coding sequence TTGAATGAGCATATTGACAAGCTTCTGGACATTGCCATCTTCCAGACCTTGGCTTTTTTCTCGGTTGCGGTGCTCGCTTTAATCGTGTTTCTTTCCTTGTTCGAGTGCGTAACGCGATACAGCGCCTGGGATGAGATCAAACGCGGCAATGTGTCAGTCGCATTGGCGGTCAGCGGCAAAATTCTGGGCATTTGCAACATCTTCCGATTCGCCATCATGAGCTCGGAGGGCGACACCATCTATGCGTCTTTCTTATGGGCAGGCTTTGGCTTCGTCCTGCTGTTGATTGCATATTTTATATATGAGTTCTTGACGCCTGTCTTCCGGATTGATGAAGAGATTGCCCGTGACAATCGGGCAGTAGGCCTTATATCAATGATCATTTCTATTGCATTATCTTACGTAATCGGGGCCAGCATCCCATAA
- a CDS encoding arsenate reductase family protein, which translates to MKKLTVYQYPKCSTCRNALKWLKEHGYEVESIDIVEHPPSVEELTDLIAKSGLELKAFFNTSGQVYKEQQLKDKLPGMTREEQIRLLSSNGKLIKRPIVTDGTDVTAGFREAFFAERWGNA; encoded by the coding sequence ATGAAAAAACTGACGGTGTACCAATATCCGAAATGCAGCACTTGCCGGAACGCATTGAAATGGCTAAAGGAACACGGGTATGAAGTAGAATCGATCGATATTGTCGAACATCCGCCATCCGTGGAAGAGCTGACGGATCTCATCGCGAAGAGCGGACTGGAATTGAAGGCATTCTTCAATACCTCCGGGCAGGTGTACAAGGAGCAGCAGTTGAAGGACAAGCTGCCTGGCATGACTAGAGAAGAACAAATTCGGCTGCTTTCCTCGAACGGCAAGTTGATCAAGCGGCCGATTGTGACGGACGGCACAGATGTGACAGCAGGCTTTCGCGAGGCGTTTTTTGCAGAGAGATGGGGGAACGCTTAA
- a CDS encoding cob(I)yrinic acid a,c-diamide adenosyltransferase, with amino-acid sequence MKIYTRTGDQGETGVIGGRVPKNSVRVEAYGTVDELNSFIGLAVSSMAEDRYSDMRADLLEIQHELFDCGADLATLHARSYKVEASMTDRLEAAIDRYEKETSALSHFVLPGGSAAAAHLHISRTVCRRAERRVVELALQEEINIEVRTYLNRLSDFLFMLARAANAREGVEDIHYVRGGQVFRTRS; translated from the coding sequence ATGAAAATCTATACGCGAACTGGTGATCAAGGCGAAACGGGAGTGATCGGCGGACGTGTGCCGAAAAACAGTGTGCGTGTCGAGGCTTACGGAACGGTGGATGAGCTGAACAGCTTTATCGGTTTGGCCGTGTCCTCTATGGCAGAAGATCGCTACAGCGATATGCGTGCAGATTTGTTGGAAATCCAGCACGAGCTGTTTGACTGCGGGGCTGATTTGGCAACCTTGCATGCGCGCTCATACAAGGTTGAAGCGTCTATGACTGATCGGCTGGAAGCGGCGATTGACCGTTATGAGAAGGAGACTTCAGCGCTTTCGCATTTTGTCTTGCCCGGCGGCAGTGCCGCGGCAGCTCACCTGCATATCAGCAGAACGGTGTGCAGACGGGCCGAGCGGCGAGTGGTTGAGCTGGCTCTGCAAGAGGAAATCAATATCGAAGTACGGACGTACTTAAACCGGTTAAGCGATTTTCTGTTTATGCTGGCCCGTGCCGCCAATGCCCGCGAAGGGGTGGAGGACATTCATTATGTACGGGGAGGCCAAGTGTTTCGCACGCGCTCATGA